A stretch of Labrus mixtus chromosome 7, fLabMix1.1, whole genome shotgun sequence DNA encodes these proteins:
- the svbp gene encoding small vasohibin-binding protein, whose amino-acid sequence MEPACRKDKPKLNSTPTRGDRAKQKSAQQELKQRQRAEIYALNKVMTELEQQQFEAFCKQMQSQGE is encoded by the exons ATGGAGCCCGCCTGCCGTAAAGACAAACCGAAGCTGAACTCTACCCCGACAAGAGGAGACCGAGCCAAGCAGAAATCTGCACAACAAGAGCTCAAACAGCGGCAGAGAGCGGAG ATTTATGCCTTGAACAAGGTGATGACGGAGTTGGAACAGCAGCAGTTTGAGGCCTTTTGTAAACAGATGCAGTCGCAAGGAGAATGA